CCACTGCGAATTGTGGTTGCGGAACTTCTCCAGCTGCCATGTAACAACGAGAAGAAACAAACCAGTTTGTACTGAGACATGCCATATTTGGGCTGGCAAGCAACTCACCTTGATGCGCTTGGCCCACTCGCTGTCGCTTATGGCGATTATGTCCAAGCAATAGTCGCACACCTTGCGGATCTCCTCGTTCTTGTCGTGCATCAGATCGATGAGATAGGCCGGCGATTCCGTCTCCTTGATCATGTACTCCCTGGTGCTTTCGTGCCGCAGGATTTGCTGAAACACAAAGATGATCTGCAGCACAATCTCGTCATCCTCCTGCTTGGCTTTGAGCAGCTCGATCAGGGATATAACCACTTTGGCGCGGCAGAAGAGCAGGGCACACAACTCGTCGCAGGCACAGGTGCCCAAGTAAACAATCGTGTCCAGCACAAGGTCGTCCATTCTGGAGCACGGCAGCAGTATCTGTCTAATCCATGGAATCAACTGGAAGTTCTGCAAGATCTGCGAGTAATCCAAATCGGTGAGGGCCAGGTTACCCAAAATGCCGAGGCACTCGACTATAAAGGCCTCGTCATCGCAGATGGTCAAAATGCGCGCCAGATCTCCCACATAGTCGAtgaactgcagctgcagagaCTCGTGCTGCGACAAGTTGCGCAGCAGCTTCATCAGCAAGGCATCCTGGTACTTGAAGGCCCGATCCATGAGGCTATGCAATCTCTGGCCCTCCACCATAATCTGGGCATTACGACGATTTAGCGAGAGATTAATGCACAAGGCAATGAGATCCAGATCGACTTTAACATTGAGGTTTAGGATTATGGCATCCGTGGCCATTTGCACGCACTCCGTTTGCGTGAACATGCCCTTCACTTTGTCATCCAAGCTCATGTGGTAGAGTATCTTCACAGCAATGCCGTGATGCTTCTCATCGTTGATGAACATCACCAGCATGGGCAGATAGCCGGCGGCTATCATCTTGCGACGCAGTCCGCCGTCGAAGGAGAGATTGAAGACCAGCTTCAAGGTGACCTGCACCAGATCCGTGTGCGTGCTCTGGAACAATCGTGGCAGCTTGGCCACAATGTTCAAAGCGCCCATCTCGTCCTTGTTGTCGCCCACAATCGATAGCTTCTTGAGGAACGTGCTGACGAGCATGAGAAGATCGATATTCTGCCTATCCAGCGCCTTGACCAGCATCTTAACGATATGCTTGCGGCGCATCTTCTCCTCCAGCTTAACATTCTCGGCCATGTTCAGCAGCAGGTAGAAGGCCAcgcgcagcagctgctcctgcttttTGGCAAAGATCTTGAGCTGCTTGTTTAGCCGATCGATCTCCTCCTTCTTCACCTTGGGATCATTCCTGTCCAGCGACTCGTTGCTTTGGGCCTTCAGTTCAGCGGGCACAGTCGGAGTATCGCCGCCAGGTGAACCGCCGGCGCAGAGGGACTCGTGATAGCTGCTATTCAGGATCTGACTTTTGATCAGCGACGACGACATGGAGCCGTGAAAGCTGCTCCAATTGCCCGACTTGGGACGCTGTTTTAGCTCCGGAATGCGACGACGCGGGGGCTCCATCTGAAAGTGAataattgattattttattgataGATTTCTCAATAACTTAAAAGGATAAATTACCTCCTTGGGCTTCTCCTCGTTCATGATGTCCAGGAAGTCGTCGGTGCTGCGGTTCAGCTTCTCCTTGCTGGCCTTCGCCGAGTGTGGAGTGGAGGATCCATTGGGCTGCTTGCGCACGTCCAGCTCATTCCGCATTGTCTCGTAGCGCCGCAGCTCGTAGTCAATCACATCCATGCACAGCGATCCAATCTGACAGAGAATAACAACGATTATATGAGTGCTTACAACTGAATTAAGAAACTCTGTTCCCACCTTATATTGCACAATGAGCGGATGAAACTTGGTGTATGTGGAAAAGCAGAAGAATATGTAGATTATGTTGGTGGAGAGATCCAGGGATTTGCGCCAGTCCTCGCGCAGAACACGTGACAAGGCGCTGAGGCAGGCTTCTAAAATGATGAAATAGTACATTGGGTTTTGGTTCATACCTAAAGAACTGCAAACTTGTCCTTACCATTcttttccagctcctcaagATTATCGGGATTCCTCGCCATTTGTAGGATCATTGCCGAGCCACGGATGCGTTCGCCCAGCTCTTCGTACAGCAGCTCCACATACTCATCGATATTGTTGATGGACACATCTgccgtgggcgtggcggcACTTAATGCATTCGAGACGCCATTGCTAGCTCCAGTGGATCCTCCGCCGCTGCCGGTGCTGCTGGTCATGGCCGCCACACTGCTGTGCGATCGGGCAGAGGAGCGGGTGTGCGAGGTATGCAGCGCCGCCGATCGCCGGCTGTGAGTGTTGTTATCCGGAATATCTAATGGGTAGTAAGTTAGTATGGATTTCTGCTTACAATCGAACTGCTTACCATTGCTGGCATTATCCTTGCGATTCTTCAGATAGAAGATTATCTGCTCGACGTCATTCAGCTGTGACTTGTGGATGAGATCGCACTTCTCCACCACTTCTCGTGCCAAGGCAGCCGGATCCGTTTTGGCGTTCAGCGAACGGAGTCGTATGATTTTTTGACAGTGCTGGGGGATTAAATACAATACATACATTAGTAATGACTAAAAAAATGTACTATTAGGctaattgtttttgctgttcttttgctatttataaacattgaGTAATTACCAAGATTTTTTTAAGATTGAGGAACTAGTTTAGGACCACTTCAGTGGGCAATTAACCACTTCGCATGTGAACCGAACTGAAAACTTTTATGGTCGCCAATATTTCTGGCCAAGAGCAAAGAAACTTACTATGTATTTATGGTCGTGAACAATCGGCGAAAAATGAGCTTGTCGCTCGGCCAAAAAACGTGAATTGAGGTTAAAGACCCGGCCAACCAACCGCTTTTGggtatcttttttttttgttgctttacATTTTTCACTCACTACTTGGAGCGCAGGCCGTCATCGACcccgttgttgttgcgttATCGATTGGGCCGCTCAATGTCAGCCTCTGCCCCCCGCCCCTTAACCCTTTTCGGGGCACACCGGAAGAAACAGAAGTAGCTTTTATAAGCACTCATTCGGTTGTTTTTGTAGAACAATGACTGCTAGTATTTAAACTAAtaagcaatgtatgtatacatcTAGATAGATTTTTCAACCTATTAGATTAAGGATCAACttcctttttcctttccttttttatgaaCCTAACATAGTTAAAAACTAATCTACATATGTTCGcatattgttgttattatattttatctcTTTCAACATCTTTGAAATACTAACAATGCTGGTTCAACTTCAATTTTCTAACACTTACTAGcattttctcccagtgcagcGATGTGTAACCGTGCGTTCTTACCTTCTTTTCCTCGATCATCGGATTGTTGGGCTCCCCGAAGACGGTGGCCTCCAGTTGGTAGTTGACAATCAGCGCCTTGTCCGTGGGATGCGGTTCAATGGATCCGCCTTTCCACCTccttcgttttttgtttgtttgttgttgttgtcgcatTCGTTTTGGATTGAGAGCGAGACAAATTGTTGGATCAATCATAAATTATGCGGTTCAATGCGTAATGAGGTAATAGATTTTTCAATCCAATGGCAAATGTTCTACTTTTGAGCCTGACTTAACGTGCGctattgttttattaaaacGAACAACAACGTTGAGAACCCAACGAATAACTAATAACGGttgcaaataacaaaaaacaagaggAGGAAGCGTAAACGCAAAGTGGAAAATCAATAGAGAGCGCCAGGTGATTGTGGCTCTCTTTCTGACGCATGACGAGTGTTTTAGCTATTTCTTTTGTTCTTCGGCCACTTGTACACCCACacatgaaaacaaataagcacacacacacgcacgatCTAATCCC
This Drosophila simulans strain w501 chromosome X, Prin_Dsim_3.1, whole genome shotgun sequence DNA region includes the following protein-coding sequences:
- the LOC6725662 gene encoding kinesin-associated protein 3, translating into MQFVLLLIFQIISGLVLLPIVIHYVYYIINAIAGDLCEQKRAQREQQLQRSPTPRHQNRHPSHPPPTEEEPVLSINNLTNSSRSPPAAVAAVTTTAMQTNDDAKFIKKRWKGGSIEPHPTDKALIVNYQLEATVFGEPNNPMIEEKKHCQKIIRLRSLNAKTDPAALAREVVEKCDLIHKSQLNDVEQIIFYLKNRKDNASNDIPDNNTHSRRSAALHTSHTRSSARSHSSVAAMTSSTGSGGGSTGASNGVSNALSAATPTADVSINNIDEYVELLYEELGERIRGSAMILQMARNPDNLEELEKNEACLSALSRVLREDWRKSLDLSTNIIYIFFCFSTYTKFHPLIVQYKIGSLCMDVIDYELRRYETMRNELDVRKQPNGSSTPHSAKASKEKLNRSTDDFLDIMNEEKPKEMEPPRRRIPELKQRPKSGNWSSFHGSMSSSLIKSQILNSSYHESLCAGGSPGGDTPTVPAELKAQSNESLDRNDPKVKKEEIDRLNKQLKIFAKKQEQLLRVAFYLLLNMAENVKLEEKMRRKHIVKMLVKALDRQNIDLLMLVSTFLKKLSIVGDNKDEMGALNIVAKLPRLFQSTHTDLVQVTLKLVFNLSFDGGLRRKMIAAGYLPMLVMFINDEKHHGIAVKILYHMSLDDKVKGMFTQTECVQMATDAIILNLNVKVDLDLIALCINLSLNRRNAQIMVEGQRLHSLMDRAFKYQDALLMKLLRNLSQHESLQLQFIDYVGDLARILTICDDEAFIVECLGILGNLALTDLDYSQILQNFQLIPWIRQILLPCSRMDDLVLDTIVYLGTCACDELCALLFCRAKVVISLIELLKAKQEDDEIVLQIIFVFQQILRHESTREYMIKETESPAYLIDLMHDKNEEIRKVCDYCLDIIAISDSEWAKRIKLEKFRNHNSQWLCMVESQQDQDNEQDYADQEDECDNDLDTYLRSEYLDNCDLYNDNADNDSNSNSNHSNNNPASPAMSTYSRPLSTYRRSQDLDDLYNMTSSSKSQGSSDNNFIFKSNKSLDADGLHEELLMA